In the genome of Longimicrobium sp., the window CCAGGAGGCAGTGATCGAGGGCCCAGGCGACGTGTGGAACGCGAACGGGCGCGGAGCTCTCGGCTCCGCGCCCGTCCCCGTTGATACCTCCATGCAGGTTTGCGGAGGGCGCGTTCAGCGCGACCAGGTGATCGGGATGGCGACCCACACGGCGACTGCGCCGCGTCCCTCCACCTGCGCGGGATAGAACCGCATCTCGGACGCCAGCTGCAGGGACGGCTGCACGAAGACCGGATCGGAAGCGCGGATCATGGTTACGTCGGTGACGGTTCCCTCTGCCGTGATCTGCAGCCGCACCCACACTTCCCCCTGCCGCGGAGCACCGCGGGGATGGAGTTCGCGCATCCGCTGCGCGATCCGGCCTCCATTGCGCAACTCGGGCTGCGTCTCGGCGACGGGCTCGCGATCCGCCGGGGCAGTCGCGGCGCCGGCAGCGGGCGGCGGAGGCGGCGAATCCGGCGCGACGCTCCAGTTCACCGGAAACACGGCGCGTACGGCCACGGGCTTGTCGCCCAGGCTCGCGGGCAGAAACCGGAGCATGCCGAGCGCGGCTACCGTCGGGGCGCTGAACGCGGTGTCGGTGGTGCTGAGCACCGTCACGTCGCGGGGCACGCCGTCGGCGCCAATCACGAGCCGTACGTGAACCGTTCCCGGCGTTCCGGCAGCCCGCAGGTGCGGCGGATACGCGGCGTCCAGCGCGGCGAGGAGATCATCGCCGTTCAGCGCCGATGGCTGCATCTGCACGTCAGCCAACTCGTAAACGCGTGCCGTGTCGGCGGCGGCGGGCGTGGAGTGCTGGGCAGCGGCCGGCGAGGCTGCGGCGACGAGGAATAGCACCAAAATGCGGGCGAGCATGGGATCGACGAGCGAGGTGACGGGGAACGGCAGATGTTTCGTGAAAATACCACGTAGCCGCGCAAATGGGAACTCGGCGGGACTCTCGCCTGGATTGGAACGACGACGATGTCGCACCCGCGGCATAACCCGACCAGTCTGCCGCTCCGAAACGGACCTTCTTGCTGCTGGGGAGCGCGGAGAGTACGATTCGGAAACCGCCGCCGGCACCCTCCCCCGCCCTGCCCTCATGGACGCACGCGAACGGCTGCTCGTCGACGACCTGCTGATGCGCCGGGTGGACGAGGTGAGCTACCTCGTGGCCGCAAACGCGGCGCTCTATCGGCCCATCGTCCGCCTCTTCCACCAGCGCTACGAATCCGGCGAAACGGGATGGTTGTGGCCGGGTGAGGTGGCCGCGTTCATCCGCCAGCACCATCCGCACTACCCGGCGTACGCGGACGAGGAGTGCGAGGGCCATCTCAAGCAGCTGGAGGCGTGGGGCGTGCTCGCGTCGGAGCACGACGTCAACCAGGCGCGCACCATCGAGGAATTCGTGCGTGCGGCGCGGCGGTACCAGATCACCGAGACGGCCCGGGTGATCGAAGAAATGCTCATTCGGCTGGGCAGCCACGACGGCTCACGCGGCTCGCTGGACACCACGCGCCTCACCCGGCTGCGCGACGCGCTCATCGAACTGGGCCGCGTGCTGGCGGAGCTGGACCCCGCACACGCGCCGCACGAGGCGCTCCGGCAGGTGGAGGGACTGTGGAACGCGGCCGACGACGCGCGCCGCGAGTTGCGCGAGCAGGCCCTGCGCTACATGCGCGAGCTGGAGCACGACCGCATGCCCACGGCGGCGGACCTCGTGGTGTTCCTGCAGTACAAGCGGATGCTGCGCGACTACCTGGACGAGTTCGCGCTGGGGCTCAAGGACTTCGTGGAGCGCACCCGCGACCTGTTCGACGACTGGGCGGTGGCCGGGCTCGACGCGCGCCTGGCCTCCGCGCTCGCCCGCAACGAGCGCGAGCGGAAAGGCGACCTGCGGGCGGAGGAGGAAGTCGTCGCCGGTTTTGCGGGGCAGATCCGCTCTCTCCGTGGCTTCAGCGCGCGCGGCGGCGACGCGGAGATCCTCCACGCCAGAACCACCGCCCGCGTCCGCGCCCTGGTGGAGCAGATCGAACGCGTGGTCACCGAGCGGCGCAATGCCCTGAACCGCTCGCGCGACCTGCGGCTCCTGGCCCAGGCCTTTCGCCGCGCGGGCAGCGACGACGACGCACACCGCTTGGCCGCGGCGGCGTTCGGCTGGGGCACGCCCCGCCACATGCGCGCCTACAGCGCCGACGCGGTGCGGGACCTGGACGCGGAAGCCTCCGTCTGGCTGCAGCCGCCGTGGGACGTGGAGCTGCATCCCCGCGTGCGCGGCAACCCCAACTTCCGCGCGGTCACGCCCATGCAGGACCGCAGCGTGGAGCGCGCGGAACTGCGCGCCCGGGTGCTGGAGCAGAAGCGGGCGGAGGAACGCTTCTGGGATTCCGTCTTC includes:
- a CDS encoding TonB family protein; amino-acid sequence: MLARILVLFLVAAASPAAAQHSTPAAADTARVYELADVQMQPSALNGDDLLAALDAAYPPHLRAAGTPGTVHVRLVIGADGVPRDVTVLSTTDTAFSAPTVAALGMLRFLPASLGDKPVAVRAVFPVNWSVAPDSPPPPPAAGAATAPADREPVAETQPELRNGGRIAQRMRELHPRGAPRQGEVWVRLQITAEGTVTDVTMIRASDPVFVQPSLQLASEMRFYPAQVEGRGAVAVWVAIPITWSR
- a CDS encoding TIGR02677 family protein, producing the protein MDARERLLVDDLLMRRVDEVSYLVAANAALYRPIVRLFHQRYESGETGWLWPGEVAAFIRQHHPHYPAYADEECEGHLKQLEAWGVLASEHDVNQARTIEEFVRAARRYQITETARVIEEMLIRLGSHDGSRGSLDTTRLTRLRDALIELGRVLAELDPAHAPHEALRQVEGLWNAADDARRELREQALRYMRELEHDRMPTAADLVVFLQYKRMLRDYLDEFALGLKDFVERTRDLFDDWAVAGLDARLASALARNERERKGDLRAEEEVVAGFAGQIRSLRGFSARGGDAEILHARTTARVRALVEQIERVVTERRNALNRSRDLRLLAQAFRRAGSDDDAHRLAAAAFGWGTPRHMRAYSADAVRDLDAEASVWLQPPWDVELHPRVRGNPNFRAVTPMQDRSVERAELRARVLEQKRAEERFWDSVFHDGELVLDGLTLRSGADRSRVVRLVRDCLRSPDRHVRLTDGSRVEILPPEDLRSIAEIVAPDGLLYLRAFRLRRTEAAR